The following proteins are encoded in a genomic region of Drosophila willistoni isolate 14030-0811.24 chromosome 3R, UCI_dwil_1.1, whole genome shotgun sequence:
- the LOC6650461 gene encoding lysine-specific demethylase 3B: MELPTQAQQEMLQASEFKLKRSLDSGQLSVLRPEPKSIIEIHISNDDVKRPCLETQVSESENSLEDHQIIHNLPQEAESVPNEQDEHEENGKGEPIQATSEVTLVLTAEELRLDKEYRKSCLTFRQHLPCFKLQPPPAQESSEDDNTAVIEPIPKCRECRRRSLATASSDVYCRFYEFRRLQYNEKGHLIVVGFPNPYSEPSAVDLAIWQPDEQTEPTSGFMDIQVCRYILLHAGDQFCYLWRQEAEALKLHENPDGTIAWKKAVQGIREICDVCDTTLFNYHWTCRSCGFGVCLDCFKDRKEGQPRVGARRKNAGGGQKGCDEYHWLVCTHPSGGPNQQHVLADLMLTQIIAGDALNVLGRLMHEVRTLWQVPQVCGCLLSKQEIKDSQLDDLIQDMIKESQLKQHTSLSSLASEQKLHQQQKLEELHSKKLEFARERGIDYVPGRVWTKETLGKDPITSAFDNFKHIDFLRKGLAGLRRFLPPRAMTLAHSTQLAPGVPHEWLCDGKLLRLTDAMHPDNRVLFQEVWKCGQPVMISEVARSLNLSLWHPQAFCADFGEKPNDLINCLSGNLVPNQPMKHFWEGFQCMNKRLLDANGKPMLLKLKDWPPGDDFAEILPTRFADLMKGLPMPEYTLRSGNLNIASCLPKMFVPPDLGPKMYNAYGSALHPDKGTTNLHLDISDAVNIMVYVGIPQDADNKPQLAATQKAIALGGCDYITRARCQTSDVLPGALWHIFPARDADKIRDLLNRVTLEKGYRLEPDHDPIHDQNWYLDDKLRARLFTEYGVEGHPIVQCLGDAVFIPAGAPHQVQNLHNCIKVAEDFVSPENITHCYHLTHEFRRLSHSHTNHEDKLQIKNIIYHAIKDCCTILTRALDERIDLEMTKLKED; encoded by the coding sequence ATGGAATTACCAACGCAAGCGCAGCAAGAAATGCTGCAGGCTTCTGAATTTAAACTGAAACGATCGCTAGATTCTGGACAATTGTCTGTATTACGTCCGGAACCGAAATCCATTATAGAAATTCACATCTCGAATGATGACGTAAAGAGGCCCTGCTTAGAGACACAGGTTTCAGAATCAGAGAATTCTCTAGAAGATCATCAAATCATCCATAATCTGCCTCAAGAGGCAGAAAGTGTGCCTAATGAACAAGATGAACATGAAGAAAATGGTAAAGGGGAACCAATACAGGCGACAAGTGAAGTGACTTTAGTTCTGACTGCCGAAGAGCTGAGATTAGATAAAGAATATCGTAAAAGTTGTTTGACCTTTCGTCAGCATTTGCCCTGCTTCAAACTGCAACCACCACCAGCACAAGAATCTAGTGAAGATGATAACACTGCGGTCATTGAACCCATACCCAAATGTCGGGAATGTCGCAGGCGGAGCTTGGCCACAGCCAGCAGTGATGTCTATTGCCGATTCTATGAGTTTCGTCGCTTGCAATATAATGAGAAGGGTCATTTGATTGTGGTTGGATTTCCGAATCCGTATAGCGAACCATCAGCCGTAGATTTGGCCATTTGGCAACCAGATGAACAGACGGAACCAACCAGCGGCTTCATGGATATTCAAGTCTGTCGTTATATCCTTTTACATGCTGGCGAtcaattttgttatttgtgGCGTCAAGAGGCGGAGGCATTGAAGTTGCACGAAAATCCGGATGGAACAATTGCTTGGAAGAAGGCCGTACAGGGTATACGTGAGATTTGCGATGTTTGTGACACGACATTATTCAATTACCACTGGACGTGCAGGAGTTGTGGATTTGGTGTATGCCTCGATTGTTTCAAAGATCGTAAAGAGGGCCAACCACGAGTCGGGGCAAGGCGCAAGAATGCTGGAGGTGGGCAAAAGGGTTGCGATGAGTATCACTGGCTAGTGTGCACCCATCCAAGTGGTGGACCCAACCAGCAGCATGTTCTGGCCGACTTAATGCTCACTCAGATAATTGCTGGCGATGCTCTTAATGTCTTGGGTCGACTAATGCACGAAGTGCGGACGTTGTGGCAAGTGCCACAGGTTTGTGGCTGCTTATTAAGTAAACAAGAGATTAAAGATTCACAATTGGATGATCTCATACAAGATATGATCAAAGAGTCGCAACTGAAGCAGCATACAAGCTTGTCATCATTGGCCAGCGAGCAGAAGTTGCATCAGCAACAGAAATTGGAGGAATTGCATTCAAAGAAACTGGAGTTTGCACGAGAACGTGGCATAGATTATGTCCCTGGGCGGGTTTGGACCAAGGAAACTCTGGGAAAAGATCCGATAACTAGTGCATTTGATAATTTCAAACATATTGACTTTTTGCGCAAGGGTTTGGCTGGTCTCAGAAGGTTTCTACCGCCGCGAGCCATGACTTTGGCCCACTCCACCCAATTGGCTCCGGGTGTGCCACATGAATGGCTATGTGATGGCAAATTGTTACGTCTCACAGATGCCATGCATCCGGATAATCGCGTTCTCTTTCAAGAAGTTTGGAAATGTGGTCAACCTGTCATGATCTCAGAAGTGGCGCGTTCATTGAATCTTTCTCTGTGGCATCCTCAGGCATTCTGTGCGGATTTCGGTGAAAAGCCAAATGATCTCATTAATTGCCTGAGTGGCAATTTGGTACCCAATCAGCCGATGAAACATTTCTGGGAGGGATTCCAGTGTATGAATAAACGCCTGCTCGATGCCAATGGAAAACCTATGCTATTGAAATTGAAAGATTGGCCACCCGGTGATGATTTCGCTGAGATATTGCCAACGCGATTCGCAGATCTCATGAAGGGTTTGCCAATGCCGGAATATACCCTAAGATCGGGTAATTTGAATATTGCCAGTTGTTTGCCCAAAATGTTTGTGCCTCCCGATTTGGGGCCAAAGATGTATAATGCCTATGGATCGGCTCTGCACCCTGATAAGGGGACAACAAACTTACATTTGGATATATCCGATGCTGTTAACATAATGGTTTATGTTGGCATTCCCCAAGATGCCGATAACAAACCCCAATTGGCCGCCACACAAAAGGCCATTGCTCTGGGTGGTTGCGATTATATCACCAGAGCGAGATGTCAAACTTCCGACGTTCTGCCAGGTGCCCTCTGGCATATATTTCCCGCTCGGGATGCCGATAAAATTCGCGATCTACTCAATCGGGTTACTTTGGAGAAGGGCTATCGACTTGAACCAGACCACGATCCCATACACGATCAGAATTGGTATCTAGATGATAAGTTAAGGGCACGCCTATTCACAGAATACGGTGTTGAGGGTCATCCCATTGTCCAGTGTTTGGGTGATGCTGTTTTTATACCCGCCGGTGCACCCCATCAAGTACAGAATCTTCACAATTGCATTAAGGTTGCCGAGGATTTTGTGTCACCCGAGAATATAACACATTGTTATCATTTAACCCACGAGTTTCGTCGTCTCTCCCATTCTCATACCAATCATGAGGATAAATTACAGATCAAAAATATTATCTATCATGCCATCAAGGATTGTTGCACCATTCTGACACGGGCCCTGGACGAGCGCATTGACTTGGAAATGACCAAGCTTAAAGAAGATTAA
- the LOC6649998 gene encoding serum response factor-binding protein 1 produces MLDKLKLNNLVITNKKLILKARVQTISKLIQKLRKTKTKTAETPKDKDRTRKYTECITELKTQKPVELMRQVLAKSGGNTKAVLTNGRSSPKELAMAMLEENKIMSQLLNNFRQELKLSNDKEKVKWREEILEVSKRQAKFKRTEEKKRKRKELKEIKANDKKREEWLKENQQRLQDGEEIVKKEQEEHVNIKKIEPAQTSIPQDTASKAPIKEKEKTLKEELKTKPNQVNESNQKKLTKQKEKLKPDPKPEAAIKPKSTKPETKANEATKQKPTKLKEKPMKKPVKDRPTHVIDPFFITQSGQPYLSTAIDNSDGEEDEKAPRQGPTPVPAANSWRKQKYENSYERPAATQGEGKKIKFNDDGEATVTATASTLSPAAAADSAPSVSTEGMHPSWIAKQKWKPKIAEFQGTKIKFDD; encoded by the exons ATGCTggacaaattgaaattaaataatttg GTgataaccaacaaaaaacTCATTTTAAAAGCACGTGTTCAGACCATTTCTAAGCTAATCCAGAAACTGCGGaagaccaaaacaaaaacggcGGAAACGCCAAAGGATAAGGATCGGACACGAAAATATACGGAATGTATAACGGAGTTGAAGACCCAAAAACCTGTGGAATTAATGCGGCAGGTGTTAGCCAAAAGTGGCGGCAATACTAAAGCAGTACTTACCAATGGACGCTCGAGCCCCAAGGAATTGGCCATGGCCATGTTGGAGGAGAACAAAATTATGAGCCAACTGTTGAATAACTTTCGGCAGGAACTAAAATTGAGCAACGATAAAGAAAAGGTTAAGTGGCGTGAGGAAATACTAGAGGTAAGCAAACGGCAGGCAAAATTCAAGCGCACTGAGGAGaagaaacgaaaacgaaaagaacTTAAAGAAATCAAGGCAAATGACAAAAAACGTGAGGAGTGGCTCAAAGAAAATCAACAAAGGCTTCAAGACGGAGAAGAGATTGTAAAGAAGGAGCAGGAGGAACACGTCAATATCAAGAAAATCGAGCCCGCACAGACATCTATCCCGCAAGACACTGCATCGAAGGCACCAAtcaaggaaaaagaaaaaacacttAAGGAAGAACTAAAGACGAAGCCAAATCAAGTTAATGAATCCAACCAGAAAAAgctaacaaaacaaaaagaaaagcttAAGCCAGACCCTAAACCGGAGGCGGCAATAAAGCCAAAATCAACAAAGCCCGAAACTAAAGCGAATGAAGCCactaaacaaaaaccaacaaaactCAAAGAAAAGCCTATGAAGAAGCCAGTCAAAGATCGTCCCACCCATGTTATTGACCCATTCTTTATCACACAATCTGGGCAGCCATATTTATCGACAGCTATTGACAATTCCGATGGTGAAGAGGATGAGAAAGCTCCGCGTCAAGGTCCAACTCCAGTGCCTGCTGCCAATAGTTGGCGCAagcaaaaatatgaaaactcATATGAACGACCAGCCGCAACTCAAGGGGAGGgcaagaaaattaaatttaatgatgATGGAGAAGCCACGGTTACAGCTACTGCTTCTACTCTCagtccagcagcagcagcagattcTGCACCCAGTGTCAGCACTGAGGGTATGCATCCCTCGTGgatagcaaaacaaaaatggaaaccCAAAATTGCCGAGTTCCAAGGGACTAAAATTAAATTCGATgattaa
- the LOC6649999 gene encoding 39S ribosomal protein L47, mitochondrial, with the protein MSSTLIKCLNFVKNVRTTAFRGLVSTTQTPAMAWSASATLQPCMREIHSSFVRPVLMQFFDEPKHWNENEVKVGRAWRLDELRIKSNKELHQLWFILLKERNMLMTMEHECNDKMEIFPSPERIDKVKISMENLETVVRERNKAYHLLETGETGERPRREVTNAFGLRGYYKSCEHVLPAFMNTKWIKSRQLTHGGRAVHKFLLKYREKLYNAKRKSKNRSRNEVMMILRRNPNFDLSVLRRQFPDVDVDKLVNEDKTRGHYVPKVDV; encoded by the exons atgtcTTCGActttaataaaatgtttaaattttgtgAAAAATGTGAGAACAACAGCATTTCGAGGCTTAGTTTCCACAACTCAAACGCCAGCGATGGCATGGAG cGCCTCGGCTACGCTTCAACCCTGCATGAGGGAAATACATTCTAGCTTTGTGCGTCCAGTTTTGATGCAATTTTTCGATGAACCCAAGCATTGGAACGAGAATGAGGTCAAAGTGGGTAGAGCCTGGCGGTTGGATGAACTGCGCATCAAGTCAAATAAAGAGCTGCATCAGCTTTGGTTTATACTGCTCAAGGAACGCAATATGCTGATGACCATGGAGCACGAGTGCAATGATAAAATGGAAATCTTTCCAAGTCCAGAGCGCATTGATAAG GTGAAAATCTCTATGGAGAATTTGGAGACGGTGGTAAGAGAGCGAAACAAGGCTTATCATTTGCTGGAAACGGGGGAAACCGGAGAACGTCCTCGTCGAGAGGTTACCAATGCCTTTGGCCTACGTGGTTATTACAAATCCTGTGAGCACGTTCTGCCCGCCTTCATGAATACCAAATGGATTAAATCACGGCAATTGACCCATGGCGGACGAGCAGTACACAAATTCCTACTTAAATATCGTGAAAAACTTTACAATGCCAAACGCAAGTCTAAAAA TCGGTCTCGCAATGAAGTTATGATGATATTGCGTCGGAATCCCAACTTTGACTTGTCTGTTTTGCGTCGCCAGTTCCCCGATGTAGATGTGGATAAACTGGTTAATGAGGACAAAACACGTGGACATTATGTGCCCAAAGTAGACGTTTAA
- the LOC6650000 gene encoding ras-like protein 1, with product MTEYKLVVVGAGGVGKSALTIQLIQNHFVDEYDPTIEDSYRKQVVIDGETCLLDILDTAGQEEYSAMRDQYMRTGEGFLLVFAVNSAKSFEDIGTYREQIKRVKDAEEVPMVLVGNKCDLPSWNVQNEQAREVAKQYGIPYIETSAKTRMGVDDAFYTLVREIRKDKDNKGRKGRKLNKPNRRFKCKML from the exons ATGACGGAATACAAactagttgttgttggtgccGGTGGCGTTGGCAAATCGGCATTAACAATTCAGTTAATTCAAAATCATTTTGTTGATGAATATGATCCCACAATTGAGGACTCGTATCGAAAGCAAGTGGTTATTG ATGGTGAAACCTGCCTTCTGGACATTTTGGATACCGCCGGACAAGAAGAATACTCTGCCATGCGTGATCAATATATGCGCACTGGCGAGGGATTCCTCTTAGTTTTCGCTGTGAATAGTGCAAAATCATTCGAAGACATTGGCACATATCGCGAACAGATCAAACGTGTCAAAGATGCCGAAGAGGTGCCAATGGTGCTTGTGGGCAATAAATGTGATCTGCCCTCGTGGAATGTGCAAAACGAACAGGCAAGAGAG GTGGCCAAACAATATGGCATTCCATACATTGAGACATCCGCCAAGACGCGCATGGGCGTTGATGATGCATTTTACACATTGGTGCGCGAAATACGCAAGGATAAGGACAACAAAGGACGGAAGGGACGTAAACTCAATAAGCCGAATCGTAgatttaaatgcaaaatgcTCTAA
- the LOC6650001 gene encoding protein bag-of-marbles: protein MASVDEDLQLDNNLNELYSEIDNMLDGGDNKVEVAFDAAVLMDLEKNVNALRLDAKENSVRGHPSVVKVLAGSSRKKSRSHNGGGGAGKSLISRQKQQQLREENMWNQGQTLEQLIGINGDCQERNDVFRLLDLFQSLHEIMNNNLACTQENFLPSDYLFDMPRKCTMPKTLNLRHQIFVLSTKLDRFLNSQRRILEANRHFDYNKYTECDNMLNKAMSCLIPIKRFSGIELRHRSWEFAHTTTKANAQQLERLLHNMREYLKTAHLWIHAFNWEMDLQYRYSKAMTESLQANNERALLVAAAEAQAAVKRQLTAEELLIAEQYQLKNVIECAAEHDDFLNALLHTPELYFPPEILAICEPSANQPAASAIAEPLADDLTHKDWIAYEEILFEAPSSPPKHNLRAHQPWKYRG from the exons atggCTTCAGTGGATGAAGATTTGCAATTGGATAATAATTTGAACGAATTATACTCCGAAATTGACAATATGTTGGATGGTGGCGATAATAAAGTTGAAGTCGCTTTTGATGCAGCTGTACTTATGGATCTTGAGAAAAATGTCAATGCTCTACGCTTGGATGCCAAAGAAAATTCGGTGCGTGGGCATCCATCGGTGGTAAAAGTGCTGGCCGGCTCGAGCCGCAAAAAGTCAAGGTCGCATAATGGCGGCGGCGGCGCCGGCAAGTCTCTCATTTCGCgccaaaagcaacaacaactgcgcGAAGAAAACATGTGGAATCAGGGCCAGACTTTAGAACAATTGATCGGCATTAATGGAGATTG CCAAGAACGCAATGATGTTTTCCGTTTATTGGATCTATTTCAATCTTTGCATGAAATTATGAATAATAATCTAGCATGCACCCAGGAAAACTTTTTACCTTCGGATTATCTATTCGATATGCCAAGGAAATGTACCATGCCGAAGACTTTGAATCTGCGTCATCAGATTTTCGTGTTGTCCACCAAATTGGATCGTTTTCTGAACAGTCAACGTCGCATATTGGAGGCTAATCGTCACTTTGATTACAACAAGTACACAGAATGCGATAATATGCTGAATAAGGCGATGTCTTGTTTGATACCAATTAAACGTTTTTCGGGTATTGAATTACGTCATAGAAGTTGGGAATTTGCACACACCACCACCAAGG CCAATGCTCAACAATTGGAGCGTCTACTCCACAACATGCGAGAATATCTTAAGACTGCACACCTATGGATACATGCTTTTAACTGGGAAATGGATCTTCAGTATCGTTATTCCAAGGCAATGACTGAAAGTCTTCAAGCCAACAACGAAAGGGCTTTGCTTGTGGCTGCTGCTGAGGCTCAGGCTGCTGTGAAACGTCAGCTGACAGCCGAAGAGTTGCTTATTGCTGAGCAGTATCAATTGAAGAATGTCATTGAATGTGCAGCGGAGCATGATGACTTCCTAAATGCCTTGCTTCACACACCGGAACTATACTTCCCACCTGAAATATTGGCAATCTGTGAACCATCCGCCAATCAaccagcagcatcagcaatTGCTGAGCCACTTGCTGACGACTTGACTCACAAGGATTGGATTGCATATGAAGAGATTCTGTTTGAGGCTCCATCATCGCCGCCCAAACATAATCTTCGTGCTCATCAGCCATGGAAATATAGAGGTTGA
- the LOC6650002 gene encoding protein takeout produces the protein MITKPALILLIIGCFYIPANGHNSELPGGLERCSVMDDQCVAKGVRHVLKNYAKSGIKDLGLVPLDPLHIKKMNMGKNANSPVSIDLKFHEVDLVGLQNANIKSVSGFSRDLTKPIELVMEVPEIAFQGPYAVEGRVLILPIVGKGSSKIVLTNCQIVGKLKFKAVSKDEHHTFADLIDVKLLINPAHVSYKLDGLFNGDKALSDNMHVLINENWQDIYNELRGSISEALSLIIKAVLNRVFNKLPLEELFLDV, from the exons ATGATAACAAAGCCAGCCCTGATCTTGCTTATAATTGGATGTTTCTATATCCCAGCCAATGGACACAATTCTGAACTAC CCGGGGGCCTAGAAAGATGTTCCGTCATGGATGACCAATGTGTTGCCAAAGGAGTGAGAcatgttttaaaaaattatgcaaagTCAGGAATTAAGGATTTAGGACTCGTTCCTTTGGATCCACTGCATATTAAGAAGATGAATATGGGCAAGAATGCGAATAGTCCTGTAAGCATCGATCTTAAATTCCATGAAGTCGATTTGGTGGGTCTACAAAATGCGAACATAAAGAGTGTTTC CGGTTTCTCACGTGATCTGACAAAACCCATTGAGTTGGTTATGGAAGTTCCCGAAATAGCTTTTCAAGGTCCTTATGCTGTCGAGGGAAGGGTCTTAATATTGCCAATAGTTGGCAAGGGTTCATCCAAAATCGTGCTAA CGAATTGCCAAATAGTTGGCAAACTGAAATTTAAGGCCGTTTCCAAGGATGAGCATCATACGTTTGCCGATTTGATAGATGTTAAATTATTAATCAATCCTGCACATGTCTCTTATAAACTGGATGGTCTTTTTAATGGTGATAAGGCCTTAAGTGACAACATGCACGTCCTCATCAATGAAAACTGGCAGGATATCTACAATGAGCTCAGAGGGAGCATAAGCGAAGCTTTGTCGTTAATTATAAAAGCAGTGCTAAATAGAGTTTTTAATAAGTTGCCACTTGAAGAACTATTTTTGGACGTTTAG
- the LOC6650003 gene encoding protein takeout — MLPRFICLPILTLVLCQAVHAKFPDDPKACKYGDAACMVKFMNNLIKEKGIQGDDDLNLLKLDPFPVAKMNIKQGGDSPVNIDLTFTNNDIIGLSNLKFKKAKGFGKDLAKKHELLFHAPSLRLEGPYDIKGQVLVLPISGSGKSNITLVKPDFIASFVGKPVVKDGQTYMEATNFKLNTKAERLWYFFGNLFNGDKALGDNMNAFLNDNWHAIFLECQESVQAAFSEVFQNIITTVFSKYPYEKFFSD; from the exons CCGATGATCCGAAAGCCTGTAAATATGGCGATGCTGCTTGCATGGTTAAATTCATGAACAATCTTATTAAAGAGAAGGGCATTCAAGGCGATGACGACTTGAATCTACTGAAACTCGATCCTTTTCCCGTGGccaaaatgaatattaaaCAGGGTGGCGATAGTCCAGTAAATATAGATCTAACGTTTACAAACAATGACATAATTGGTCTAAGcaatcttaaatttaaaaaagccAA AGGTTTTGGCAAGGATCTGGCCAAGAAACATGAATTGCTCTTTCATGCCCCAAGTCTTCGCTTAGAGGGTCCCTATGACATCAAGGGCCAGGTTCTAGTCTTACCCATAAGCGGATCGGGAAAGAGTAACATTACTCTAG TAAAGCCGGATTTTATAGCCAGTTTTGTGGGCAAACCTGTTGTTAAGGATGGCCAGACTTATATGGAAGCCACCAATTTTAAGCTCAACACCAAAGCAGAACGATTATGGTATTTCTTTGGCAATCTATTCAATGGTGACAAGGCTCTCGGTGATAATATGAATGCTTTCCTCAATGACAATTGGCATGCAATTTTTCTAGAATGCCAAGAATCAGTCCAAGCTGCCTTTTCTGAAGTATTCCAGAATATTATCACCACCGTGTTTTCCAAATATCCGTATGAAAAATTCTTTTCCGATTAA